One genomic segment of Desulforamulus reducens MI-1 includes these proteins:
- a CDS encoding SpoIIE family protein phosphatase, which translates to MNKGLNEKDQFVRISSMLDASVMKITIFATVIIVFSMLLVGAIAYTITEKEIVNKLKTKDLVNIAEAISAKIDGRIERAKETSILLAKDPEIINWVSSAEKNKVAEQNSLLRIAKLAREHDYSNSFIVSNVTKHYWDENCQIIDTMLENDPDDSWFFDVTKSNKPVSLVIDYNNERKDTFVFVNALMGDVKKPLAVVGVGLSLGELSKDFQSFKYGEKSDLWLVDNKGNIYLSDNINHNGKNISKILPMKIASTLLRNIDSSHKVSSTLEYQDSKGALVDIISYPIKSSDWKLLVQIPRSESVSLLNTIKFNTLSATGITLIAITIFFFLISRYLANPYKRTLQLNQELEAKITERTKELFEKNSKLMDSIDYAKRIQESTLPSPGKLTDLFKDHFLLWRPKDLVGGDFYWTKKFNKDYLVAVGDCTGHGVPGAFMTMLTVSILNQIADLNTKGDPALLLKKLNVLIKQTLNQETEDALTDDGLDIGLCYFDGSNHLIFAGAKMSLFIRNSKGIEIIQGNKKSIGYIRTAPDYPYTNSKIDIESGDLFYLTTDGYLDQNGGLKDYSFGKNRFLNMIEHCNNRDLSKQGKVFLNELLNYMGEKPQRDDITVIGFRIS; encoded by the coding sequence ATGAACAAAGGGCTTAATGAAAAGGACCAATTTGTCAGAATAAGTTCTATGCTGGATGCCAGTGTAATGAAGATTACTATTTTTGCTACGGTGATTATAGTATTTTCTATGTTGCTGGTAGGGGCCATTGCCTATACTATTACAGAAAAGGAAATAGTCAACAAACTTAAAACAAAGGACTTAGTTAATATTGCCGAAGCAATTTCTGCTAAAATAGATGGACGAATTGAACGGGCTAAGGAAACGTCTATTTTACTTGCAAAGGATCCCGAAATAATCAACTGGGTTTCAAGTGCAGAAAAAAATAAGGTTGCTGAACAAAACTCATTGTTAAGAATAGCAAAACTGGCCAGGGAACATGACTACAGCAATTCCTTTATAGTCAGCAATGTTACAAAACACTACTGGGATGAGAACTGCCAAATAATTGATACCATGTTAGAAAATGATCCTGATGATAGTTGGTTTTTTGATGTAACAAAATCAAACAAACCGGTTTCTTTGGTGATAGACTACAATAACGAAAGAAAAGATACCTTTGTCTTTGTCAACGCTTTAATGGGTGATGTTAAAAAACCACTGGCAGTGGTAGGTGTGGGTTTGAGTCTCGGGGAGTTGTCCAAGGACTTTCAAAGTTTTAAGTACGGTGAAAAGAGTGATCTATGGTTAGTAGATAATAAAGGGAATATTTATCTCTCTGATAATATTAATCATAATGGCAAAAATATTAGTAAGATTTTACCTATGAAGATTGCCAGCACACTCCTTAGGAATATAGATTCAAGTCATAAAGTTTCCTCTACACTGGAATACCAAGATTCTAAGGGGGCCCTCGTTGATATCATAAGCTATCCGATAAAATCTTCCGATTGGAAACTGTTGGTACAAATCCCCAGAAGTGAATCAGTTTCCTTGTTAAATACTATCAAATTCAATACTTTATCCGCAACGGGAATTACCCTTATTGCTATCACGATCTTCTTTTTCTTAATCTCACGCTACCTGGCAAATCCTTATAAAAGGACATTGCAGTTAAATCAGGAACTTGAAGCAAAGATAACTGAAAGAACCAAAGAGCTGTTTGAAAAAAATAGTAAACTAATGGACAGCATAGATTACGCTAAAAGAATTCAAGAATCCACTCTACCTTCTCCCGGGAAACTGACGGACTTGTTTAAAGATCACTTTTTGCTGTGGCGACCAAAGGACTTGGTGGGCGGAGATTTTTACTGGACTAAAAAATTCAATAAAGACTACCTTGTGGCTGTTGGAGACTGTACCGGACATGGTGTCCCCGGGGCGTTTATGACTATGCTAACTGTTTCGATACTAAATCAGATTGCCGACCTTAACACTAAGGGCGACCCGGCTTTACTTCTTAAGAAGCTTAATGTTTTAATCAAACAGACATTGAATCAGGAAACGGAGGATGCCCTTACTGACGATGGGTTGGATATTGGTCTATGCTATTTTGATGGTTCTAACCACCTCATCTTTGCGGGAGCTAAAATGTCCCTTTTTATACGAAACAGTAAAGGCATAGAGATTATTCAAGGAAATAAAAAGAGTATCGGCTATATTCGTACTGCTCCGGACTACCCCTATACTAATTCCAAAATAGATATAGAGAGCGGGGATCTTTTCTACCTGACAACGGATGGCTACCTTGATCAAAACGGTGGCTTAAAAGACTATTCCTTTGGGAAAAATCGTTTTCTGAACATGATAGAGCATTGTAACAACAGGGATTTATCTAAACAGGGCAAAGTCTTTCTTAATGAATTATTGAATTACATGGGTGAAAAGCCTCAAAGAGATGATATTACGGTAATAGGTTTTAGAATAAGCTAA
- a CDS encoding sensor histidine kinase, with protein MAKKILQDNTRVLFDKEFDVLKVAKEKLNREQVQKSALYPEYKELVESYEKLLKVTAKIFKISDIQGRVLKNHESHLNKVNENLRQLEESRRQLVSDISHELGTPMTSIQGYLKAMLDNVIEPDRQYLNLIYDKTLLVNQLVEDLFELSKLEANQVSFNFKEVTIQDLMANITRKFALDFKNSGINFMIDPIENLTPDNHIIMNVDPARIDQVMVNLINNAVKYTPTGGTIRIQCQIQNAEKDGEVIIKVIDSGSGIDEKSLPFVFDRFFKGTQSQKVGGTGLGLAIAKQIIIKHGGYIGVDSMVNKGSTFYFSLPISVQHKSY; from the coding sequence ATGGCTAAAAAAATATTACAGGATAATACAAGAGTACTTTTTGACAAAGAGTTTGATGTGTTAAAGGTAGCCAAAGAGAAATTGAACCGCGAGCAGGTACAAAAGAGTGCTTTATACCCAGAATACAAAGAATTAGTAGAGAGTTATGAGAAACTGTTAAAGGTTACCGCTAAAATATTTAAAATCAGTGATATTCAGGGTAGGGTTTTAAAAAATCATGAAAGCCATTTAAACAAAGTAAATGAAAATCTACGTCAACTGGAAGAATCCCGGCGCCAACTGGTTTCTGATATTTCTCATGAATTAGGTACCCCTATGACCTCCATTCAGGGATATCTTAAGGCAATGCTTGATAACGTAATAGAACCCGATAGGCAATACTTAAATTTAATTTATGATAAGACCTTGCTTGTTAACCAGTTGGTTGAAGATCTGTTTGAGTTATCGAAGCTGGAGGCTAACCAGGTAAGTTTTAATTTTAAGGAAGTTACTATACAAGATTTAATGGCAAATATAACACGGAAATTTGCCTTAGACTTTAAAAATTCAGGTATAAACTTTATGATTGACCCCATAGAAAACCTTACCCCAGACAATCACATTATAATGAATGTTGACCCTGCCCGCATTGATCAAGTGATGGTCAACTTAATAAATAATGCAGTTAAATACACTCCCACAGGCGGTACTATTCGCATTCAGTGTCAAATACAGAACGCTGAAAAAGATGGAGAAGTCATCATAAAAGTAATAGATAGCGGGTCCGGAATTGATGAAAAGTCCCTCCCCTTTGTCTTTGATCGTTTCTTTAAAGGAACTCAGTCCCAAAAGGTTGGTGGTACTGGCTTAGGTTTAGCCATTGCCAAGCAAATAATCATTAAACATGGTGGCTACATTGGAGTAGACAGCATGGTCAACAAAGGAAGTACCTTTTATTTTTCTCTTCCGATATCTGTGCAGCATAAATCGTATTAA
- a CDS encoding DUF1987 domain-containing protein, with product MDKLFIEGSKSTPEVYFDPQQNILLLQGQSYPENAFKFYEPIFNWVDNYLIQLNTEVVVKVDFILPYINTSSSKCIMMLLEKLDKAYLAGKQLSLNWYYNQDNESELECAEEFKEDLNLPFYIIPREDN from the coding sequence ATGGATAAATTATTCATAGAGGGTTCTAAAAGCACCCCAGAGGTGTACTTTGACCCTCAACAAAACATACTTCTTTTGCAAGGGCAATCTTATCCCGAAAACGCTTTTAAATTCTATGAGCCTATCTTTAATTGGGTTGATAATTATCTTATACAATTAAATACTGAGGTAGTGGTAAAAGTAGATTTTATATTACCCTATATTAATACCAGTAGTTCCAAGTGTATTATGATGCTGCTAGAAAAACTAGATAAGGCTTATCTGGCTGGCAAGCAGTTATCCCTCAATTGGTATTATAACCAAGATAACGAAAGTGAGCTTGAATGTGCGGAGGAATTTAAAGAGGACTTAAATTTACCCTTCTACATTATTCCTCGGGAGGATAATTAG
- a CDS encoding SiaB family protein kinase, whose product MISNNLFELQKILSNNGLLISFSGRFSQSIIEELGEAVKKYLETEDRPKNDVYNVFSIFIEQTQNIKNYCEIKKESPHYERIANSCMVTIGKTETGNYICSGNIVEQKDAVVLTGIIDELIPLDKVALKKLYKEKLRQDISPDSLGAGIGLVDIARKASLPLEYSITTIDDNFLFFTLKAVV is encoded by the coding sequence TTGATTAGTAACAACTTATTTGAGCTGCAAAAAATTCTTAGCAATAATGGTCTTCTTATTAGCTTTTCGGGAAGGTTTTCGCAGAGTATTATTGAGGAACTGGGTGAAGCAGTAAAGAAATATCTTGAAACAGAAGATCGTCCCAAGAATGATGTGTATAATGTTTTCTCCATCTTCATCGAACAAACCCAAAACATTAAAAACTATTGCGAAATCAAAAAAGAATCACCCCATTACGAACGAATTGCTAACTCATGTATGGTAACCATTGGCAAAACCGAAACTGGCAATTATATTTGCTCTGGGAATATCGTTGAGCAGAAAGATGCAGTAGTGCTAACTGGGATTATTGATGAACTGATTCCATTGGACAAAGTAGCATTAAAGAAGCTTTATAAAGAGAAATTGAGACAAGACATTTCTCCGGATAGCTTGGGTGCAGGTATTGGTCTTGTTGATATTGCCAGAAAGGCAAGTCTGCCCCTTGAATATTCAATTACAACCATTGATGACAATTTCTTATTTTTTACATTAAAGGCTGTGGTTTAG
- a CDS encoding response regulator, with protein MLKKILIVEDDLGIRELLRLYLSKHGYQVVMAQDGIRALEIYELEQPDLILLDILLPGVDGYSVCQELRKYSNVPIIFISCKKDSKDIIEGLELGADDFITKPFDPDVLMARVQASLRRAPIFRRIASSRKIVNRQVIKYGNLEIDMANFEVRLDGNLVTLSAKELQLLIFLVQHPNQIFSTEQLYLKVWGLDSIGDNRTVMVHISNIRKKIESNPSQPERILNIRGIGYKFIG; from the coding sequence ATGCTTAAAAAGATTCTGATCGTGGAAGATGACCTAGGCATTAGGGAACTTCTAAGACTTTACCTGAGTAAGCATGGCTACCAAGTTGTTATGGCCCAGGACGGTATAAGAGCATTAGAAATATACGAGCTTGAGCAGCCAGATTTAATTTTATTGGATATACTCTTGCCAGGTGTAGATGGTTATTCTGTTTGTCAGGAATTAAGAAAGTATTCAAATGTACCTATAATATTTATCAGTTGTAAAAAAGATTCTAAAGACATCATTGAAGGCTTAGAGTTGGGTGCAGATGATTTTATCACTAAACCCTTTGACCCAGACGTTCTAATGGCTAGGGTGCAGGCCAGTCTCAGGCGCGCACCCATCTTCCGTAGGATAGCATCATCTCGCAAAATAGTGAATCGTCAGGTCATAAAATATGGTAATTTAGAAATTGATATGGCAAATTTTGAGGTTCGGCTAGACGGCAATCTAGTAACCCTCTCTGCTAAGGAACTCCAACTACTTATCTTTCTGGTCCAACACCCGAACCAAATATTCTCCACTGAACAGCTTTACTTAAAAGTATGGGGATTAGATAGTATCGGTGACAATAGGACGGTAATGGTTCATATTAGTAATATTCGTAAAAAAATAGAGTCTAATCCTTCTCAGCCAGAACGAATTTTAAATATACGTGGTATTGGCTATAAATTTATTGGTTAA
- a CDS encoding ArsB/NhaD family transporter: MGSQFILASTFFILTYAFIVSEKINRTVVALAGAVVVLFAGLVSQEKAIQYIDWNTIGLLVGMMIIVAITRRTGVFEYLAIKAAILAKGEPTKLLVSLSIITAFASAFLDNVTAVLLVVPVTFSICKQLQVNPVPFIVSEILACNIGGTATLIGDPPNIMISGPAGLSFMDFIFNLAPIAVVVFIITILILRFVYSKEIQAAPELMAKIMKFNPQDELKDRKLLTKCLLALGLTILGFALHSILHMPTATIALGGAVLLLLMTREEPEHVLEAVEWPTIFFFVGLFVVVGSLEEAGVIHWIAESALHLTGGEIVTTGFLILWLSAIASTFVDNIPFVATMIPLLQQMGKIGGIANLDPLWWSLALGACLGGNGSLVGAAANVIVAGMVEKRGYHLGFLAFMKIAFPLMILSIFLAMIYLVVFIY; encoded by the coding sequence TTGGGAAGTCAGTTTATCCTGGCATCAACATTTTTTATTCTAACCTATGCTTTTATTGTATCAGAGAAAATTAACCGGACCGTTGTTGCCCTGGCTGGGGCAGTGGTTGTGCTTTTCGCCGGCTTGGTAAGCCAGGAAAAGGCAATTCAATATATTGACTGGAACACCATAGGTCTGCTGGTGGGAATGATGATTATAGTGGCCATTACACGAAGAACCGGTGTATTTGAGTATCTTGCTATCAAAGCTGCCATTTTAGCAAAGGGAGAACCTACGAAACTACTGGTTTCCTTATCAATTATCACAGCATTTGCTTCTGCTTTTTTGGATAATGTCACTGCAGTACTGCTGGTGGTCCCTGTTACCTTCTCAATTTGTAAGCAATTACAGGTGAATCCTGTTCCTTTTATCGTATCTGAGATTTTAGCCTGCAACATTGGAGGAACCGCCACGTTGATTGGTGACCCGCCCAATATTATGATCAGTGGCCCTGCAGGCTTGTCTTTTATGGATTTTATCTTTAATTTAGCTCCCATCGCGGTGGTTGTTTTTATCATTACAATATTGATATTACGCTTTGTTTACAGTAAGGAAATACAGGCAGCCCCAGAATTAATGGCTAAAATTATGAAATTTAACCCTCAGGATGAGCTAAAGGATAGAAAACTCCTAACCAAATGCCTGCTAGCATTGGGGTTAACAATACTTGGTTTTGCGCTTCATTCCATTCTTCATATGCCCACTGCAACAATTGCCCTTGGGGGAGCGGTGCTATTGCTTCTAATGACTAGAGAAGAACCAGAACATGTACTGGAAGCCGTAGAATGGCCCACTATTTTCTTCTTTGTGGGATTGTTTGTGGTTGTGGGGTCTTTGGAAGAGGCAGGAGTTATTCACTGGATAGCTGAATCTGCTTTACACTTAACGGGTGGTGAAATCGTAACTACCGGCTTTCTAATACTATGGCTTTCTGCCATTGCTTCAACCTTTGTTGATAACATCCCCTTTGTAGCAACAATGATCCCGCTTTTGCAGCAAATGGGTAAGATCGGTGGTATTGCAAATTTAGATCCCCTGTGGTGGTCCTTAGCCTTGGGGGCCTGCCTTGGTGGAAATGGCTCACTGGTTGGGGCTGCTGCCAACGTAATTGTGGCCGGGATGGTTGAAAAAAGAGGCTATCATCTTGGTTTCCTGGCATTCATGAAAATAGCCTTCCCGTTGATGATTTTATCAATATTTTTAGCCATGATATATTTAGTAGTGTTTATTTATTGA
- a CDS encoding PAS domain S-box protein, whose amino-acid sequence MKQSKELYRILVDQAGVGIFVTDYDYHLTNVNPWICIMFGYTKEELIMGLGMSIVHSIVMSSNGTISVANNPGGPVRKTSLVV is encoded by the coding sequence TTGAAACAAAGCAAAGAATTATACCGAATATTAGTAGATCAAGCTGGCGTAGGCATATTTGTAACTGACTACGATTACCACCTAACAAACGTAAATCCTTGGATTTGCATAATGTTTGGATATACCAAGGAAGAACTCATAATGGGCCTTGGTATGTCTATTGTTCATTCCATTGTAATGTCAAGCAACGGTACAATTTCTGTAGCTAATAATCCAGGTGGTCCTGTGCGAAAAACTTCTTTAGTTGTTTAA
- a CDS encoding helix-turn-helix transcriptional regulator: MTNNINISLPSDRLIEAQLLLLLQLKPSHGYELIQRLNDSDFTLGEVDPATVYRHLRRMDKDELVKSHWETGPSGPGRRLYTITNNGEALLGQWTESIRHQKEKLEKFIKIYEQYNS; the protein is encoded by the coding sequence ATGACTAACAATATAAATATAAGCCTTCCAAGTGACCGGCTTATTGAAGCTCAGTTACTTCTGTTATTGCAGTTAAAACCTTCTCATGGTTATGAACTTATTCAGAGACTAAATGATTCAGATTTTACCCTTGGAGAAGTAGATCCAGCAACAGTATACCGACACTTAAGACGTATGGATAAGGATGAACTTGTTAAATCTCACTGGGAGACTGGTCCATCAGGACCTGGAAGGCGCCTCTACACCATCACAAATAATGGAGAGGCATTGCTAGGCCAATGGACAGAAAGCATTAGGCACCAGAAGGAAAAACTAGAGAAGTTCATAAAAATATATGAACAATATAACTCGTAG
- a CDS encoding extracellular solute-binding protein has translation MANNNCSLKIINAGALHRVIGNCIELFLSKNPRITLEMEVVGSREGAKRLLSGDKYDIVALADQALFAELLVPEQVDNYFVFATDQIVIGYDRFSKGSKEIRPENWADILLQPEVRFARSDHNLDPCGYRALMVWQLAEKFYNRPGLSNELEKACIPYTTYPKSMDLAGALLEGKVDYAFLYSSEAKQLGFPYINLPSKINLSNPAHADYYDQASISVESKIPGKNIIIHGKPIEFAVGLVKTTQNPELAQAFIDLLAGPEGHAILEECGLIPC, from the coding sequence ATGGCTAACAATAATTGCTCTTTAAAGATAATTAATGCTGGGGCGTTACACAGGGTTATTGGAAATTGCATAGAGCTATTCTTATCAAAAAATCCTAGGATAACACTAGAAATGGAAGTGGTTGGTTCAAGGGAAGGTGCTAAAAGGTTACTCTCCGGTGACAAATATGACATAGTAGCTCTTGCTGATCAAGCCCTATTTGCAGAACTATTAGTGCCCGAGCAAGTTGATAATTATTTTGTTTTTGCTACGGATCAAATTGTGATTGGGTATGACCGCTTTTCTAAAGGCAGCAAAGAAATTCGCCCAGAAAACTGGGCTGACATCTTACTTCAACCCGAAGTAAGATTTGCCCGTTCGGATCATAACCTTGACCCCTGTGGCTATAGAGCTTTAATGGTTTGGCAACTGGCTGAAAAATTCTATAATCGGCCCGGTCTGTCCAATGAACTGGAGAAAGCCTGTATTCCCTACACTACCTACCCAAAATCAATGGATTTAGCTGGAGCTTTACTTGAAGGAAAAGTTGACTATGCTTTTCTATATTCTTCAGAAGCAAAGCAACTTGGTTTTCCCTACATAAACCTGCCTTCCAAGATTAATCTTTCTAACCCAGCACATGCAGATTATTACGACCAGGCTTCTATATCTGTTGAAAGTAAAATTCCTGGCAAAAACATAATTATTCATGGTAAACCAATAGAGTTTGCCGTGGGACTTGTTAAGACAACACAGAATCCAGAGTTAGCTCAAGCCTTTATTGACCTTCTTGCCGGGCCGGAAGGACATGCCATATTAGAGGAATGTGGTTTGATTCCCTGCTAA
- a CDS encoding GNAT family N-acetyltransferase, with protein sequence MLKIIKVKEPGHWQKFLELPWLIYRKDPLWTPWADHGRMFDPQSNPILRHVRYECFLALDNDKPVGRIAAITDDLLADKRVGLFGCFESIDSSEVAGELIKAASQSLSDRGKNIIQGPATLNTSQQVGFLVEGFEKPPLFMMPYNPPYYIRLMEENGFYSILGLYSYSYSYSTKIDAKLASVAKRAARIPNIRIRPVNLNNPWREGEKLAAIHNETMTNQWGFVPMDQEEAASFIAGLRGNTDPELLIFCEVDNKPVGVCLMMPDAGPRIRAARRSGFNLPFTRSKLLRVGVLGVSPEYRRRGVVALLIDRARRTMLRKGYQQAELSLIMDTNKDMNRIITSAVGGQVSKRYRVYQKDL encoded by the coding sequence TTGTTAAAAATTATCAAAGTTAAGGAACCTGGCCATTGGCAAAAATTCTTGGAATTACCCTGGCTAATATATCGCAAGGATCCACTTTGGACCCCCTGGGCGGACCATGGCAGAATGTTTGACCCTCAGTCTAATCCTATCTTGCGTCACGTTCGGTATGAGTGTTTTTTGGCCTTAGATAATGATAAGCCTGTTGGCCGTATCGCGGCAATTACAGATGATCTTTTGGCAGATAAAAGGGTGGGCTTGTTTGGTTGTTTCGAGTCTATTGATAGTTCCGAGGTAGCAGGGGAGTTAATAAAAGCAGCTAGCCAAAGTCTATCTGATAGGGGAAAAAATATAATTCAGGGTCCGGCAACGTTAAATACTTCACAGCAGGTCGGGTTTTTGGTAGAGGGGTTTGAAAAACCTCCCTTATTTATGATGCCGTATAATCCACCATATTATATAAGACTCATGGAGGAAAATGGATTTTATTCAATATTAGGACTTTACTCTTACTCTTATTCCTATTCTACAAAAATAGATGCTAAACTGGCCTCTGTAGCCAAAAGGGCAGCCAGGATTCCCAATATAAGGATACGTCCTGTTAATTTAAATAATCCCTGGAGAGAAGGGGAAAAATTAGCAGCTATTCATAACGAAACCATGACCAATCAGTGGGGATTTGTTCCCATGGACCAGGAAGAAGCAGCAAGCTTTATAGCCGGTCTCAGGGGTAATACTGACCCTGAGCTATTAATCTTTTGTGAGGTTGACAACAAGCCTGTAGGAGTATGCTTAATGATGCCTGATGCAGGGCCTAGGATACGTGCAGCCAGACGTTCAGGTTTCAATCTTCCTTTTACAAGGAGTAAACTCTTACGTGTTGGGGTTTTGGGAGTTAGTCCGGAATACAGGCGCCGTGGAGTAGTGGCTTTATTAATAGACAGAGCAAGAAGAACCATGCTGAGAAAGGGCTATCAACAGGCTGAGTTATCTCTGATTATGGATACAAATAAAGATATGAACAGAATTATTACTTCAGCCGTGGGAGGCCAAGTAAGTAAAAGATATCGGGTTTATCAAAAGGATTTATAA
- a CDS encoding GMC oxidoreductase, translating into MPRPIVTFSYGENDNKLIAYGVKKAEEILGAMGGEPAFVIPDTGHMLGTCCMGNDPSTSVVDGFCRSHDIPNLYICSASVFVNSGGCNPIETVMAIAARMADHIAEMAAKREYAYA; encoded by the coding sequence ATGCCAAGGCCGATTGTTACTTTCAGCTATGGTGAGAATGACAATAAGCTGATTGCCTATGGGGTAAAAAAAGCTGAGGAGATATTGGGAGCGATGGGCGGCGAACCGGCCTTTGTCATCCCAGATACCGGTCACATGCTGGGAACTTGCTGCATGGGTAATGATCCGTCTACTTCAGTCGTGGACGGTTTCTGCCGCAGTCATGATATCCCGAACCTGTATATCTGCAGCGCCAGTGTCTTTGTCAACTCCGGCGGGTGTAATCCCATTGAAACGGTGATGGCCATTGCGGCCAGAATGGCGGACCATATTGCTGAAATGGCGGCAAAAAGAGAGTATGCCTATGCATAA
- a CDS encoding DEAD/DEAH box helicase, translated as MVTSFDKLEIDADIAEGLSKQGIKNPTAIQKVAIPLALKNKDIIGQSQTGSGKTLAYLLPIFQKIDSSKRETQALILAPTHELVMQIDKQIKTLSSNAGLTINSTVMIGEVNIVRQIEKLKEKPHIIVGSTGRVLELIKRKKISSHTIKTIVIDEADMLLDQNNLAGVKDVIKTTMRDRQLMIFSAYMNQRAMAESKELTKDAEVIIIEDEILVNPNITHLYLIAEQRDKMKVLRKLIAATKPKKAIIFVNKMEDIQTTALKLQYHNFKVSEIYGKAAKEERQKAMEGFRSEGQLLVASDMAARGLDINGVTHIFNLDLPEDSKEYLHRVGRTGRKGKLGTAISIVTERETALLKKYEREFKIIIEEKNVFKGVLVDPVRGKSSFTKKRDKALSKSTTKGSISKKENYSANYSNKSSKSKSKKVPNRSAVSSKTRRGS; from the coding sequence ATGGTAACTTCGTTTGATAAATTAGAAATAGATGCAGATATAGCAGAAGGCTTAAGCAAGCAGGGGATAAAAAACCCCACTGCCATTCAAAAGGTGGCGATACCTCTGGCCTTGAAAAACAAAGACATAATCGGGCAGTCGCAAACAGGAAGTGGAAAGACCCTAGCCTATTTATTACCTATCTTTCAAAAGATCGATAGTAGTAAAAGAGAAACCCAGGCCCTGATATTAGCACCAACCCACGAACTGGTCATGCAGATAGATAAACAGATAAAGACCTTATCCTCGAATGCTGGTTTAACAATAAATTCTACTGTAATGATTGGGGAAGTTAATATTGTAAGACAGATTGAAAAACTGAAAGAAAAACCGCATATCATCGTCGGTTCAACGGGAAGAGTTCTTGAACTTATAAAAAGAAAGAAGATTAGCAGTCACACTATTAAAACTATTGTTATTGATGAAGCGGATATGTTGCTGGATCAAAACAATTTGGCAGGGGTAAAAGATGTTATTAAGACCACTATGAGGGATAGGCAATTAATGATCTTTTCGGCCTACATGAACCAAAGGGCTATGGCTGAGTCAAAGGAATTAACCAAAGATGCGGAAGTTATTATTATAGAAGATGAAATATTAGTTAATCCGAATATAACCCATCTATACTTGATAGCAGAGCAAAGAGATAAGATGAAGGTCTTAAGGAAGTTAATAGCTGCTACCAAACCGAAAAAGGCGATTATATTTGTAAATAAGATGGAAGATATTCAAACTACTGCATTAAAACTCCAGTATCACAATTTTAAAGTAAGCGAAATATATGGTAAGGCAGCAAAGGAAGAACGCCAAAAAGCAATGGAGGGCTTTCGGAGTGAAGGGCAACTTTTGGTAGCATCCGACATGGCTGCCAGAGGGTTGGATATCAATGGCGTAACGCATATTTTTAATTTAGATTTACCCGAGGATTCTAAAGAATATTTACATAGAGTTGGCAGAACTGGTAGGAAAGGTAAGTTAGGTACAGCTATTTCCATTGTTACGGAAAGAGAAACAGCATTACTCAAGAAGTATGAGAGAGAATTTAAAATTATCATTGAAGAGAAGAATGTGTTTAAAGGAGTTCTTGTAGATCCAGTTAGAGGTAAATCCTCATTCACTAAAAAACGAGATAAAGCACTGAGCAAAAGCACTACTAAGGGGAGTATCAGTAAAAAAGAGAATTATTCTGCTAATTATTCAAACAAATCTTCCAAATCAAAATCAAAGAAAGTACCAAACAGAAGTGCAGTAAGTTCCAAGACGAGAAGGGGTTCGTAA